The genome window aaaaaaaaaaaaaaacttccctACGCCTTAATCAATTCATGCTATTGGATGTCTTAATTAACATCTTGAATGCAGAATCAACCATCGTTCCATCAATTTCCTACACCCTAATCGATTCATATTATCATTATCGTTATGATGTTATAAAGGAGGTGAGATGTGAGGGCAGGGGAGAATTCAACAACTGACGTTTCCGTCACCGTCGTCATCGCCACCCTCACTGCCACCATCTGACGCGATGGCTGTTTATTCAACACCGCCGGCGACGGTGGGTTCCTAGCCAGGCTCAGACTATGTCGATGCAAATGGTTATAGGTGCTGGCGGCGAGGAAGGTTGTTTAGGATTTCGATCTCCGAATACAATTGGTGATATTTGGCAGTGAGAATTACCTGACATTTTGGGTCTTCTCTCCACAAGTAACAAGGTAATTTcaaagatgttttttttttttttttttttttttgtgtgtgtgtgaaatCCCCTTAATCTAATATGCATGCCACCTGTTTGATGAAAGTTCTCAATGAATATTTTGGTATGGAATAAGAAAGTAGTGTTATTAAAGTTAGTTAGTTTAAAAATGAgtcttttttttatataaaaacaatACCTTAATTTGAATCAGCATCAGTATTTTAGTGTAATTGGTATTTCCATATATATGAAACTTTTAACTGAAATTGTGTGAATTTAAAAATTTAACCTTCAAGTTGGATAACTCTGCTTATTTCTTGATCTTTATGTTTCTGTAATTTTTATTAAAACACACACATCTCTGTTTGTGTGTTTTTACATTATGAGCTGGAATGGCTTTCAAATTGTTATTTTAACACATAAGTCTCGACTTTCGGGTTAAACGGGTCAGGTTACTCAGATATTTGAGTTGCAAATTGTGCTTTACAGTTACAAATGTGTTGGGCTGGTATTCAATCATCAAAAGCCTAACAATACAAAAGTGAGGGGGCCACTACTACTAAATCTTCATGGAATGCACCTGGTTAGTTTGCTTCTTTTCTAGAGATGGTTGGGTCGGGTAATGGAATGCACCTGGTTAGATTGGTTTTTTTCTTTGCTGCAACTAGAATAAGTCCTCAAGAGAGTAATCTTTTACATTAACAATCcctatattttttttgtaatcGGGGAGCGGATTAAAAAAGTCATTTATACCCTCGTACCCATTTCATGCTTTCTTCATATGCACCTGTGATCTCAGTTGAGAAAGCTTACCATCAGCAGCTTTCCGTTCCTAAAATCACAAGTTCAGTTTTAGAGCCTGCAAGCATGATGGCTAAATGCGATCCCAGGCATGGAAATCATATGGCTTGTGGTTTGATGTTCTGTGGAGACGTCATTCCCAAAGATGTCAATGCTGGTGTTGCTACAATCCAAACCCAACGCACCGTGCAGTTTGCTGATTGGTATGGAACCAATCTTGTAGAAGTGATAAAATGGGTGGGTACGGGTCAAATGGGTATTTTTATACGGGTCAAGTTGGGACTTGTCCAAAATTTTAGTTTGACCCATTAGAGATAAACATAACGTTTTTATCTGTTTTGGGTGTTTAATTTGGGAACCAATATTCGCTTTCTGGTGAGTTTTCTTCAGCATCTTATCCTCTTCGTGGCGGAAGAACACATTCACTTTCTTTCCATGGTCATATTAATCAATCACGTATGTTATGATGAGAAAATGAACTAATCTTCAAAAATACACCGCTCTGATTTTTATACCAAGTATTCTGTTTGCAGCTAATGTTAGAGCTGTGGACCCTGCAAGGGAGTTCGGAAGCACAGGATTAGGAAACCTTGCTTGGAAAGAGAGAGTTGACGGCTGGAGGATGAAACAAGATAAGAATGCGGTTCCGGTTCCATTGACCACTAGCCATGCTGCTTCTGAAAGAGGTCAAGATATCGATGCCACCACTGATGTGCTGATCGATGACTCGTTGTTGTAAGTCTATTGGTTCCATGTCGTTATGATGCGCTATTGAACTgaattgttgttgattgattaCTTTTAACTTGTTGTATCTACTAAAGGAATGATGAAGCCCGCCAACCACTTTCTAGAAAGGTTTCTATTTCATCATCCAGAATAAATCCTTACAGAATGGTTATTGTACTCCGATTGGTCATTCTGTGCATTTTCATGCACTACAGAATAACGAACCCTGTGACCAATGCGTATCCGTTGTGGTTACTTTCTGTTATATGTGAAATATGGTTTGCAATATCTTGGATATTGGATCAATTCCCCAATTGGCTACCAGTAAACCGTGAAATATATCTCGACAGACTAGCTCTTAGGTAATTCACTTCAGACTTCTCCATACTCTTTATTTAATAAATGTatataaatttgattttttttcttgcAAAATCATTGTAACAGGTATAACCGGGAAGGAGAACCGTCACAGTTAGCTGCTGTTGACATATTTGTTAGTATTATGGATCCCTTAAAGGAACCGCCTCTTGTGACAGCAAACACTGTTCTATCTATACTTGCAGTTGACTATCCAGTTGACAAGGTTTCATGCTATGTTTCTGATGACGGAGTTGCTATGTTGACTTTCGAAGCTCTAGCCGAAACATCAGAGTTTGCAAGAAAATGGGTTCCTTTTTGCAAGAAATATAACATAGAGCCCCGAGCTCCAGAATGGTAATTTTTCCAGAAAAGTGACTACCTCAAAGACAACAAAATTCAGCCAACTTTTGTCAAAGACCGTCGAGCTATGAAGGTAGAAACCATTTGACGCAAATCATCTTTGATTCTTTGCTATTTCTCGAGTAAAAATTGGTACTTTGTTCCTTTTTTGGAGAGAGAATATGAAGAATTCAAAATTTATGTATCGTGTTTTTATGGTGTTTTTATTGCTAATTGTCATTTGCTTTACACAATCTACTTCGTATAATGTTACCGCCAACCACCGCAACGCTCGAGTGCCAAGAATGTCGTATGTTTGCAATAACAATTCATATAGATGTAACGTGTATTTTGCTTGAATGAACTCTATATATTCTCAAGCACTAAACTTATAAACACTGAATGACTTATTTCTCCCAAAACGGACCATTGAAAATGATGGAACAGTTgtgtttttttgtatttttactgCAAAACTTAGATTAAAAGTATATACAGATTTACTTGGTTACATGTTCAGTAAAATAATAATGTGCCAACTATTGATAATGTTTTGACTTGTTATCATGTAGCATTGATCATGTTTGACTATTTTTCCCTATAGCCATTTTTTACTTTTCTTGCTACATTAAGTATGACTCTACACGTCAAAACATTACTATTGTTAGAGACTTTTTTACTTAATGTGATGGCATAGCAACTTGAAACCTGCCACAAAACTTGCGTCAAAAAACATAACTACTTGCAGCAACGCCGAGCATTTTTTAAACAACCTTTTTAGTGGCATTTTTATAACTATTTTTTGTGTCAGGGTTTGATTCGATGATATGCACATTCAACTTTTAATACTCAAATGTGGGTTTAATTCGATGATATTCTCAAGTCTAGAGTAATGTGACACATCTTTTTCTTTGTCACTTTTTCTTAACTTTGGCGGGTGGAAATGGTGTTAGTTCAAGCGCACCCGCAGCAACACGCGGGCATTCCCACTATTTACATATATATGTAAATGTGCTTAAAAACTAAACAGTGATAATAACCGGTTAATCATTAAAACCAATTAAAAATAACTAGTTGCTAacatgggcgaagcttttaaggggcgcGAGGAGGCCGCCGCCCTcccaaacttttcgctcagtagtgcaGAGTATGTATTTTTCGTAtgtaaatttttgggtatatacgttttcgaccctacgattttatagaaatttttaggtccggtAACTTCcgcccccggtcggaaatctcaaactTCGTCACTGGTTACTAAGCGGTCCTTGTTCTAGAATTCCAAACAAGTTTTGTATCTGTTACAAACCGATTACGGTTTTAGTTAATAACGGTTTAGTaatcgggtttttttttttttcacctgTCGTCTTAAAAAAAGAACAAATAAAATATGGATCGAATTCGAAACGGTGTAAATGTAACGGGTGGAGTCAGTTGACTAAATTTGGACCTAAGAATCTATGTTCCAGGCCCATTCCCCTGCTTCTCTTTTCCTGTTCCCCATTTCGCATTCATATGCCTCAATTCCTGTCCGTAACTTACCTTTCTTCTGCGACAGGAATGCTCAATTCTTCAAAACCCTAGCTCATAGCGTCATGCGCATCAATGTTATTTCCATCAGGAAACAAATAATTCCAAAACATTTCCTCCAAATTCGATACTTTTCTGTTATCAGCCCCACAAAAGCACCCCAAAACGACCCGGAACAGAGCATCGGACCACCAATTCATCACGACATATTCAAATCAGGTCAGAAATTCGGTTCTTTTAGAGTGGGCGACTCCACATTTTACACCCTCATTGAGAACTTTGCAAAAGCAGGAGATTTGTCATCCTTAGAGAATGTTTTCATTCAAATGAAGCATGAAAGAAGAGTCTTTATAGAGGGAAACTTTATTCTAGCATTCAAAGCTTACAACAAAGCAAATCAAGCAGAAAAAGCTCTGGACTTGTTTCATAAAATGTGGGTTGAGTACCGATGCACACCAACTGTTCGATCATTTAACTCAGTCATTAATGTGGTTATACAACAAGGTTTATATGATAAGGCTCTAGATTTCTATTCTTGTGTTATTGTCCAGGAGAAACGCGTATCACCGAATGTGTTAACATATAATTTGATTATTAAACTGTTATGCAAATTAGGATGGGTCGATAGAGCCATCGAGACGTTTAGGGAGATGCCGTTTAAGAAATGCATACCAGATGTGTTTACTTATTGCACTTTGATGGATGGATTATGCAAAGAAGACAGACTCGATGAGGCGGTTTGTCTCTTGGATGAGATGCATGTTGAGGGTTGCGTTCCAACCGCTGCAACGTTTAATGTTTTGATCAATGGATTATGTAAAAAGGGTGATTTAGCTCGCGCGGCGAAGGTTGTAGAAAACATGTTTTTAAAAGGTTGTGTTCCAAATGAGGTAACGTATAACACTCTTATACACGGTCTCTGCTTAAAGGGTAAACTAGACAAAGCGGTTAGCCTTTTGAATAGAATGGTTAGTAATAAATGTATTCCTAACGATGTTACATATAGTACACTCGTAAACGGGTTAGTAAAGCAAGGAAGGGCTGTTGATGGCGCATCTTTGTTAATTTCCATGGAAAAAAGAGGACATAAAACAAACGAGTATGTTTATTCAACGCTTATAAACGGGTTCTTCAAAGAGAGAAAGCCCGAATTGGCATTGAAAATCTGGAAAGATATGATAAACAAGGGATTGAAGCCGAATATTGTACTTTACGGTACTCTTGTAGATGGTTTATGTCGAGAAAAGAAACCTGATAAAGCTAAGGATATTATAACCGAAATGGAGAAGATGGGTTGCAAGCCGAATGCTTTTGTATATAGCTCGTTAATGAAGGGTTATTTCAGTACGGGTAATACCGATAAAGCCCTCGATATTTGGAAAGAGGTTGAACGTAACGATTATGTGCGAAACGAAGTTTGTTATAGTGTAGTTATTGACGGGCTATGCAGTAACAGGAGGCTAAAGGAAGCTATTGCggtttgggagaatatgttgTCAAAAGGGTATAAACCGGATGTTATCGCCTACAGTTCAATGACTCATGGGTTATGCAATAACGGGTTTGTTGAAGAAGGTTTAAAACTTTTTAACCAGATGTTATGCGAAGGGTCAGGCTCTAAGCCTGATGTAGTGAcatataatataattttaaaCAGTTTGTGCAACAATGGTTCTGTTTCCCGAGCTATTGATATACTAAACCGCATGCTGGATCATGGGTGCGATCCTGATTTGGTGACGTGCAACGTTTTTCTGAAAACGTTGAAAGAACAAGGACAAGATGGGAGTGAGTTTCTTGAAGAACTTGTGATTCGGCTTCATAAGCAAAAGAGAGTTGTGGGGGCTTGTAATATTATTGAAGTGATGCTTCAAAGGTATCTTGTACCGAAAGAATCGACTTGGGAAATTGTTGTTCAACAGGTTTGTAAACCGAAAAAGATTAGAGTTGCAATTGATAGATGTTGGAATAATCTATATGTTCAATAACGGATGCTACAGTTTGTTTCTTTTTTGCTGATATTGTGTTATACATGATACTGAATTTATTGTATGATTGTTGTAAAACTGCAATGCAAACCATGTATATGTAACGTGTCCCAGTACAAGTTGAAGCTGTTGTATTTAACTAGTTCGGGTCGAGAATATAATTCGATAAgaaaaaatatacaaaataagTTGTGTACACACACACGGGCTCAAACGAAAATCCACATGCCTCCCTATGTCTAAAAAAGAACGGGCTCATTAGCTGTCTTTAAGTAGAAGAAAACAACTCCACGTCGTCACGGGCCAAAGTTTCCCAAAAGCCTCTCAACAGGAGCATGAACATTACCTGCAGTAGCACGCAACGCCCTGATTTTTCTTGGGTATGAAAGAAGCCCATTTCTTGAAGCTGTGACAGTTGAGTCGCATAAAGTTGTTCCAGTGGCACTACATCACAAAATAAAAACTTAATTAGGAAAAAATCACAACAAACTTGTCTGCAACATGTTAATCTTACAGCATACTAAACAAACTGAAACTGAAATAAGCGGCCAGATTTTACAGATCCAGTTACCAAAACCGTTGGGGCCGGTCTTTAATATTTGATCAACCTAACAAACCATTTCGGTTATGGTcatatgtaaaaagtaaaacCGAAACGCCGCAATTCTGAAACAATTCGTAACTTTTTAAACTTATCTTTATTTGAACTTTCATATATTAATAATACAAGATGTATTAAGGAACCTGTTAGTTTTATATCGTCGATTATTTCCTTGTAATGGCTACAGTTGTGGATCTTTGATATTATTCACAGATTTATGATTCTGCAGAGTCCATGCTTTGGATATCAGATAGGCATACGTTCCCTGGGTTCGTAATTTATCTCTTTCTTCTTTGCAACTATTCAACTCATAATTGTAAAAGAGAGCCAAAAAAGGTTCAAAACACTTGGAAATTGCAACAGACCGTTTCTGTGTAATTTAAAAATGT of Helianthus annuus cultivar XRQ/B chromosome 1, HanXRQr2.0-SUNRISE, whole genome shotgun sequence contains these proteins:
- the LOC110864389 gene encoding cellulose synthase A catalytic subunit 3 [UDP-forming] isoform X3, translated to MKQDKNAVPVPLTTSHAASERGQDIDATTDVLIDDSLLNDEARQPLSRKVSISSSRINPYRMVIVLRLVILCIFMHYRITNPVTNAYPLWLLSVICEIWFAISWILDQFPNWLPVNREIYLDRLALRYNREGEPSQLAAVDIFVSIMDPLKEPPLVTANTVLSILAVDYPVDKVSCYVSDDGVAMLTFEALAETSEFARKWVPFCKKYNIEPRAPEW
- the LOC110864389 gene encoding cellulose synthase A catalytic subunit 3 [UDP-forming] isoform X2, which produces MSMLVLLQSKPNAPCSLLIANVRAVDPAREFGSTGLGNLAWKERVDGWRMKQDKNAVPVPLTTSHAASERGQDIDATTDVLIDDSLLNDEARQPLSRKVSISSSRINPYRMVIVLRLVILCIFMHYRITNPVTNAYPLWLLSVICEIWFAISWILDQFPNWLPVNREIYLDRLALRYNREGEPSQLAAVDIFVSIMDPLKEPPLVTANTVLSILAVDYPVDKVSCYVSDDGVAMLTFEALAETSEFARKWVPFCKKYNIEPRAPEW
- the LOC110864399 gene encoding pentatricopeptide repeat-containing protein At4g20090, whose amino-acid sequence is MFQAHSPASLFLFPISHSYASIPVRNLPFFCDRNAQFFKTLAHSVMRINVISIRKQIIPKHFLQIRYFSVISPTKAPQNDPEQSIGPPIHHDIFKSGQKFGSFRVGDSTFYTLIENFAKAGDLSSLENVFIQMKHERRVFIEGNFILAFKAYNKANQAEKALDLFHKMWVEYRCTPTVRSFNSVINVVIQQGLYDKALDFYSCVIVQEKRVSPNVLTYNLIIKLLCKLGWVDRAIETFREMPFKKCIPDVFTYCTLMDGLCKEDRLDEAVCLLDEMHVEGCVPTAATFNVLINGLCKKGDLARAAKVVENMFLKGCVPNEVTYNTLIHGLCLKGKLDKAVSLLNRMVSNKCIPNDVTYSTLVNGLVKQGRAVDGASLLISMEKRGHKTNEYVYSTLINGFFKERKPELALKIWKDMINKGLKPNIVLYGTLVDGLCREKKPDKAKDIITEMEKMGCKPNAFVYSSLMKGYFSTGNTDKALDIWKEVERNDYVRNEVCYSVVIDGLCSNRRLKEAIAVWENMLSKGYKPDVIAYSSMTHGLCNNGFVEEGLKLFNQMLCEGSGSKPDVVTYNIILNSLCNNGSVSRAIDILNRMLDHGCDPDLVTCNVFLKTLKEQGQDGSEFLEELVIRLHKQKRVVGACNIIEVMLQRYLVPKESTWEIVVQQVCKPKKIRVAIDRCWNNLYVQ
- the LOC110864389 gene encoding cellulose synthase A catalytic subunit 3 [UDP-forming] isoform X1, translating into MSMLVLLQSKPNAPCSLLIANVRAVDPAREFGSTGLGNLAWKERVDGWRMKQDKNAVPVPLTTSHAASERGQDIDATTDVLIDDSLLNDEARQPLSRKVSISSSRINPYRMVIVLRLVILCIFMHYRITNPVTNAYPLWLLSVICEIWFAISWILDQFPNWLPVNREIYLDRLALSRYNREGEPSQLAAVDIFVSIMDPLKEPPLVTANTVLSILAVDYPVDKVSCYVSDDGVAMLTFEALAETSEFARKWVPFCKKYNIEPRAPEW